One genomic region from Candidatus Sericytochromatia bacterium encodes:
- a CDS encoding XdhC/CoxI family protein produces MRNDKVLARLHESLAAGLPVALATVTGISGSIPTEVGAKLLVDAQGQILAGTVGGGALEAVVIHRLVRAIAERAPLELEHHLTDDEASTLGMTCGGSIRLFLEPYVAHPRLVLVGAGHVNQAVARLARDLDYDLWVIDDRPQWVTADYFPHAQRLELVASLRSPFESLTHTEEAFLVIATRCHATDRLVLREAARRPWRYVGMIGSAHKVETIVAEFRADGGLGTLDGRLRAPIGLDLGGKSPASVALSILAEVQMTRYGRPGVPLTGRVAGPAQESV; encoded by the coding sequence ATGCGCAACGACAAGGTGCTCGCCCGCCTGCATGAGAGCCTCGCAGCCGGCCTACCGGTGGCGTTGGCGACGGTGACCGGAATCTCGGGTTCGATTCCGACCGAGGTCGGGGCCAAGTTGTTGGTGGATGCGCAGGGGCAGATCCTCGCCGGGACGGTGGGCGGCGGCGCCTTGGAGGCCGTGGTGATTCATCGCCTGGTGCGGGCGATCGCCGAGCGGGCGCCCCTGGAACTGGAACACCACCTCACGGACGACGAGGCCTCCACCCTCGGCATGACCTGCGGGGGCAGCATCCGGTTGTTTTTGGAGCCCTATGTGGCCCATCCCCGGCTGGTGCTGGTGGGGGCAGGGCATGTCAATCAGGCCGTGGCCCGCCTGGCCAGGGACCTTGACTATGACCTCTGGGTCATCGACGATCGCCCCCAGTGGGTGACGGCCGACTATTTTCCTCACGCGCAGCGGCTGGAACTGGTGGCCTCCCTGCGGTCCCCCTTCGAATCGCTCACGCACACCGAGGAGGCTTTCCTGGTGATCGCGACCCGTTGCCACGCCACGGATCGGCTCGTTCTGCGGGAGGCTGCCCGGCGGCCGTGGCGGTACGTGGGCATGATCGGGTCGGCGCACAAGGTCGAGACGATCGTGGCCGAATTTCGGGCCGACGGTGGCCTGGGTACCCTGGACGGCCGCCTGCGGGCACCGATCGGGTTGGACCTCGGTGGCAAGTCACCGGCCTCCGTGGCGCTCTCCATTCTGGCTGAGGTGCAGATGACCCGGTATGGCCGGCCGGGTGTGCCCCTGACGGGGCGCGTGGCCGGTCCGGCGCAGGAGTCTGTATGA
- a CDS encoding TldD/PmbA family protein, translating to MLAATPQWATACLPLAQAALDLARSLGASYADVRCVERLVDTVATRDGRPEGTTTDLSRGFGVRVLLGGAWGFASSSQLTRAEVERVTRMAIATAKASATVAGRPVSLGPPLVVQGRYETPLQEDPFQVPVETKLAILMEAESAMRAVPGVRVTSGVITCQRETKLFLSSEGSYLEQVLTETGCGIEATAVGETEVQTRSYPNSFGRHQATRGYEMVRELDLPGHATRIAEEAAALLRADPCPSTVTTLILDPTQLALQIHESIGHAIELDRVLGYEAAFAGTSFLNPGMRESFQYASPIVTVSADATLPGGLGTFGWDDEGVPAQRVPIIEAGRFTGFLSCRETAAQLGLPSGGMARADNWNRIPMVRMTNVNLEPGSGTLADIIADTDDGIYMHTNRSWSIDDKRVNFQFGAQIAWEVKRGRLGRMLKNPTYTGITPIFWAGCDAIAGASEWQIWGTPNCGKGQPMQVAHVGHGASPARFRQVQVGLAR from the coding sequence ATGCTAGCTGCCACGCCGCAATGGGCGACCGCCTGTCTGCCTTTGGCGCAAGCGGCGCTGGACCTGGCCCGCTCGCTGGGGGCCAGCTATGCGGACGTGCGCTGCGTCGAACGGCTGGTCGACACCGTCGCCACCCGCGATGGCAGGCCGGAAGGCACCACCACGGACCTCAGCCGTGGGTTTGGGGTTCGGGTGTTGCTGGGCGGCGCCTGGGGGTTCGCCAGTTCGTCACAGCTGACCCGAGCCGAAGTCGAACGGGTCACGCGGATGGCGATCGCCACGGCCAAGGCCAGCGCCACGGTGGCCGGGCGCCCGGTTTCGCTGGGCCCGCCGCTGGTCGTGCAAGGCCGCTACGAAACGCCGCTGCAGGAGGACCCCTTCCAGGTGCCCGTGGAGACCAAGCTGGCCATCTTGATGGAGGCGGAGAGCGCCATGCGGGCCGTTCCGGGGGTGCGGGTCACCAGTGGGGTGATCACCTGTCAGCGGGAAACCAAACTGTTTCTCAGCAGTGAAGGCAGTTACCTCGAGCAGGTCCTGACGGAGACCGGCTGCGGCATCGAGGCCACGGCCGTCGGCGAGACGGAAGTTCAGACGCGCTCGTATCCCAATTCTTTCGGACGCCATCAGGCCACCCGCGGTTACGAAATGGTACGCGAACTCGACCTGCCGGGCCACGCCACGCGCATCGCTGAAGAGGCGGCCGCGCTGCTGCGGGCGGACCCGTGCCCCAGCACGGTCACGACCCTGATTCTCGATCCCACCCAGCTGGCCTTGCAGATTCACGAGTCGATCGGTCACGCCATCGAACTCGACCGGGTGCTCGGTTACGAGGCCGCCTTCGCGGGCACCAGCTTCCTGAACCCGGGCATGCGGGAAAGCTTTCAGTACGCCTCGCCGATCGTCACCGTGTCGGCCGATGCCACCCTGCCTGGCGGCCTGGGCACCTTTGGCTGGGACGATGAGGGTGTGCCGGCCCAGCGCGTGCCGATCATCGAGGCCGGTCGCTTCACGGGCTTTCTCTCTTGTCGCGAGACCGCAGCCCAGCTCGGTCTGCCGAGCGGCGGCATGGCGCGCGCGGACAACTGGAATCGCATTCCCATGGTGCGCATGACCAACGTCAACTTGGAGCCCGGCAGCGGCACCTTGGCGGACATCATCGCCGACACCGACGACGGCATTTACATGCACACCAACCGCAGCTGGAGCATCGACGACAAGCGGGTCAATTTCCAGTTCGGCGCGCAGATTGCCTGGGAGGTCAAGCGTGGTCGACTCGGGCGGATGCTGAAAAATCCGACCTACACGGGTATCACGCCGATTTTCTGGGCCGGCTGCGATGCGATTGCGGGCGCCTCGGAATGGCAGATCTGGGGAACCCCGAACTGCGGCAAGGGGCAACCCATGCAAGTGGCCCATGTGGGCCACGGCGCGAGTCCTGCCCGCTTCCGTCAGGTGCAAGTCGGCCTGGCTCGCTGA
- a CDS encoding TldD/PmbA family protein, giving the protein MSAVQTEIRDEASLHALAEQVLAQARQVGDAAQVTLRGETAHLTRFAGNRIHQNVSECDLSVSVRVALGQKLGEASTNDLSPAGLRDAVARAAAIARLHAPDPDFPGFAPRYGIDPIPLAHSPRTRGFEPVDRARVVAHVCRDAALEGLTAAGAFQTGVRQLAIATSEGAWAHHLGTTAHFNTVVMGEDSSGWAADTHLDAGLIDGEALAEEAIDRAMRSRHPVDLEPGEYPVILEEYAVLELLSYLGRAFGAEDVAEGRSFLSGRSGEPLIPSALTIIDDPRDVNGLPVPFDDEGVPSRRVPLFEHGVAGHPVHDRRSALAAGCSSTGHHVAGGAFWKSGPRAAHVQMLPGHASKDEMLQATDRGILVTRFHYVNQLDPRRTLLTGMTRDGTFLVEGGKVVRPLRNLRFTQAWLEALQGVDMVGRTTKLGLNWAGGACRAPALRVGRFRFTGKTTF; this is encoded by the coding sequence GTGTCGGCAGTACAAACCGAAATTCGCGACGAAGCGTCTTTACACGCCCTGGCGGAACAGGTGCTCGCCCAAGCGCGTCAGGTCGGGGATGCGGCTCAGGTGACCCTGCGCGGGGAGACCGCCCATCTGACCCGCTTTGCCGGTAATCGGATTCATCAGAACGTCAGTGAGTGTGACCTCAGCGTCAGCGTGCGCGTGGCGCTCGGGCAGAAACTGGGGGAAGCCAGCACGAATGACCTGTCCCCGGCAGGGCTTCGCGACGCGGTGGCGCGGGCCGCGGCCATTGCCCGCCTGCACGCCCCTGATCCTGATTTCCCCGGCTTTGCCCCTCGCTACGGCATCGACCCGATTCCCCTGGCCCATTCCCCCCGCACGCGGGGCTTCGAACCGGTCGATCGGGCACGCGTCGTGGCGCACGTGTGCCGCGACGCCGCGCTCGAAGGTTTGACGGCCGCGGGGGCTTTCCAGACGGGCGTTCGCCAGCTGGCGATCGCCACCAGCGAGGGGGCCTGGGCCCATCACCTCGGCACGACGGCCCATTTCAATACCGTCGTCATGGGCGAAGATTCCAGTGGCTGGGCCGCCGATACGCACCTCGACGCGGGGCTGATCGACGGCGAGGCGCTGGCCGAGGAGGCGATCGACCGGGCCATGCGCAGCCGACATCCGGTTGACCTGGAGCCGGGCGAGTATCCGGTGATCCTGGAGGAGTACGCCGTACTGGAACTGCTGAGCTACCTCGGGCGCGCTTTCGGCGCCGAAGATGTGGCCGAGGGGCGTTCCTTCCTGTCCGGCCGGAGCGGCGAGCCCTTGATTCCCTCCGCGCTGACCATCATCGATGATCCGCGTGATGTCAATGGCTTGCCGGTCCCCTTCGACGACGAAGGCGTGCCCTCTCGTCGCGTCCCGCTGTTCGAACACGGGGTGGCCGGCCACCCCGTCCATGACCGGCGCTCGGCCCTGGCTGCGGGGTGCTCCTCCACCGGCCATCACGTTGCCGGAGGCGCCTTCTGGAAGTCGGGCCCACGGGCGGCCCACGTGCAGATGCTCCCCGGTCACGCCTCGAAAGACGAGATGCTGCAGGCCACCGACCGGGGCATTCTGGTGACGCGGTTTCACTATGTGAACCAGCTGGACCCTCGTCGCACCCTGCTGACGGGCATGACGCGTGACGGGACCTTCCTGGTGGAGGGGGGCAAGGTCGTGCGTCCGCTGCGGAACTTGCGCTTTACCCAAGCTTGGCTGGAGGCCCTGCAAGGGGTCGATATGGTGGGACGGACCACCAAACTCGGACTCAACTGGGCCGGCGGTGCTTGCCGGGCGCCGGCGCTGCGCGTCGGGCGCTTTCGGTTCACGGGCAAGACGACCTTCTGA
- a CDS encoding nucleotidyltransferase family protein, giving the protein MNLSETAAILTAAGRSVRMGTPKALLDWAGKPLIAHQVAALAGCAQVLVVLGHEALAVRPFVPTGPRVTVLDNPDFEAGRASSIALACRFLASSPAPRGVLLVAVDQPLPPALPRFLMDRVAGDSLAVQPVFEGRCGHPVWIHRSLLPELLRLEAHPEGLRSLLQQHRDHLQEVPVPFPEVLLNLNHPEDYEAARAACL; this is encoded by the coding sequence ATGAATCTCTCCGAGACGGCTGCCATCCTGACCGCTGCAGGACGCTCCGTTCGTATGGGTACCCCCAAGGCGCTGCTCGACTGGGCCGGGAAGCCCCTGATCGCCCATCAGGTTGCCGCCTTGGCCGGTTGCGCCCAGGTGCTCGTGGTGCTCGGCCACGAGGCGTTGGCCGTGCGTCCGTTCGTTCCGACGGGCCCTCGCGTCACGGTGCTGGACAACCCCGATTTCGAGGCGGGCAGGGCCAGCTCGATCGCGCTGGCCTGCCGCTTTCTGGCCTCGTCCCCGGCGCCGCGCGGGGTGCTGCTGGTGGCGGTGGACCAGCCCCTGCCGCCCGCCTTGCCGCGATTCTTGATGGATCGCGTCGCGGGAGACAGCCTCGCGGTCCAGCCGGTTTTCGAGGGACGTTGTGGGCATCCCGTCTGGATTCATCGTTCATTGCTGCCGGAACTGCTGCGACTGGAGGCGCATCCAGAGGGTCTGCGCTCGTTGCTTCAGCAGCACAGGGACCACCTTCAGGAGGTCCCTGTGCCGTTCCCGGAAGTCCTGCTGAACCTCAACCATCCCGAGGACTACGAGGCGGCTCGCGCCGCGTGTCTCTGA
- the glmM gene encoding phosphoglucosamine mutase: MARLFGTDGVRGLANRELTPERAFELGRAGAAYLRAQSQEAHPTVVVGKDTRRSGDMLEAALCAGICAVGVNVKRLGVLPTPGVAWLTRRLGAVAGVMISASHNPSPDNGIKFFGSNGFKLPDAVEDAIESLMNQPGEIPRPVGEALGRISEAHDLTARYLDDVAALLPAGLSGLKVVVDCGHGAAYALGPALLRRLGAEVIPLHTEPDGDNINRECGSTHLHFLQEAVVAAKADLGLAFDGDADRLLAVDHTGVSVDGDRLMLICLRHGVSTGRLASPSVVATVMSNMGFEDAIKAMGGEFVRAKVGDRYVLEEMLRRNIRLGGEQSGHLIFLDDNTTGDGLISALRVLEAVRASGRSLRDLAADMVSYPQLLHNLRVQHLAGWAENASIAAAVAEAEQELRGTGRILLRASGTEALLRLMVEGREQAQIEAIASRLAKVIYQELSPAPTVLA; the protein is encoded by the coding sequence GTGGCAAGACTGTTCGGAACCGATGGGGTGCGGGGGCTGGCCAACCGCGAGCTGACGCCGGAACGCGCGTTTGAACTGGGGCGCGCCGGGGCGGCCTACCTGCGGGCGCAGAGCCAGGAAGCACATCCCACGGTGGTGGTGGGCAAGGACACGCGACGCTCCGGCGATATGCTGGAGGCGGCCCTCTGCGCCGGCATCTGCGCGGTCGGCGTGAATGTGAAACGTCTGGGCGTGTTGCCGACGCCCGGCGTCGCCTGGCTCACGCGTCGACTCGGCGCGGTGGCGGGCGTGATGATCTCGGCCAGCCACAATCCCTCGCCGGACAACGGCATCAAGTTCTTCGGTTCCAACGGCTTCAAATTGCCGGATGCGGTGGAGGATGCCATCGAGAGCCTGATGAACCAGCCCGGTGAGATCCCGCGCCCGGTAGGGGAAGCGCTCGGTCGCATTTCGGAGGCGCACGACCTGACGGCACGCTACCTCGACGACGTGGCGGCCCTGCTGCCGGCCGGTCTCTCGGGCCTCAAGGTGGTGGTCGATTGCGGTCACGGCGCGGCCTATGCGCTGGGCCCTGCCTTGCTCCGGCGGCTGGGCGCCGAGGTGATTCCGCTGCACACCGAACCCGATGGCGACAACATCAACCGGGAATGTGGGTCCACCCATCTGCATTTCCTGCAGGAGGCCGTGGTGGCCGCCAAGGCCGATCTGGGCCTGGCGTTCGATGGCGATGCGGATCGCCTGCTGGCTGTCGACCACACCGGGGTATCGGTCGACGGCGATCGTCTGATGCTGATTTGCCTGCGGCACGGCGTCTCGACCGGACGGTTGGCCTCGCCCTCGGTGGTGGCCACCGTGATGAGCAACATGGGCTTCGAGGATGCGATCAAGGCCATGGGGGGGGAATTCGTGCGCGCTAAGGTGGGCGATCGCTATGTGCTCGAAGAGATGCTGCGCCGCAACATTCGGTTGGGCGGCGAGCAGAGCGGCCATCTGATCTTTCTGGACGACAACACCACGGGTGATGGTCTGATCAGCGCGCTGCGCGTGCTCGAGGCGGTGCGGGCCAGCGGGCGCTCGCTGCGCGACCTGGCGGCCGACATGGTCAGCTATCCCCAACTGCTCCACAACCTGCGCGTGCAGCACCTGGCGGGTTGGGCCGAGAACGCCAGCATCGCCGCGGCCGTGGCGGAAGCTGAGCAGGAATTGCGTGGAACGGGGCGTATCCTGCTGCGGGCCTCAGGCACCGAGGCGTTGCTGCGCTTGATGGTGGAAGGGCGCGAGCAGGCGCAGATCGAGGCGATCGCCTCACGTCTGGCCAAGGTGATCTACCAGGAACTCAGCCCCGCCCCGACCGTGCTGGCCTGA
- a CDS encoding zf-TFIIB domain-containing protein has protein sequence MNCPACQAPLTATEAAPGLFVDVCATGCRGLWFDHFELQRLDERHEHPDSPVLKLSSEEAKAGTAASGARRVCPRCDEVALFSHFFSVKRKIQIESCPQCGGHWLDPGELQLIREEFQSTEAREEAALAEIEASLGPHRQAQEARQAGLPKRRPLLLGLVSWIVAQGG, from the coding sequence TTGAATTGTCCTGCCTGCCAAGCCCCATTGACGGCCACGGAAGCGGCGCCTGGCCTCTTCGTCGACGTCTGTGCGACGGGCTGCCGCGGTCTGTGGTTCGACCACTTCGAGTTGCAACGCCTCGACGAGCGCCACGAGCATCCTGACTCGCCGGTGCTGAAGCTGTCGAGCGAGGAGGCGAAGGCAGGCACGGCTGCCAGTGGCGCGCGTCGGGTTTGCCCACGCTGCGACGAGGTCGCCCTGTTCAGCCATTTCTTCAGCGTCAAGCGGAAAATTCAAATTGAAAGCTGCCCGCAGTGCGGGGGGCATTGGCTGGACCCCGGTGAACTGCAACTCATTCGTGAGGAATTTCAGTCCACCGAGGCCCGGGAAGAGGCCGCGCTCGCCGAAATCGAAGCCAGCCTGGGCCCCCACCGGCAGGCGCAAGAGGCTCGCCAGGCCGGGTTGCCGAAACGGCGGCCCCTGCTCCTCGGACTGGTCAGCTGGATCGTGGCCCAAGGCGGCTGA